Proteins from one Ramlibacter sp. PS4R-6 genomic window:
- a CDS encoding PLP-dependent transferase has translation MTEKKSTGLIHHPYIPPAGFASAQPGVFKASTVIYKDVAAMRARDWRYKKGYTYGLHGTPTTFLLEEKIATLEGGKHCVLFPSGLAAIANVSMALLSSGDEVLIPSNVYGPNKALCENEFKRWGVAHQVYDTMDPADLERRIGPKTKLVWLEAPGSVSMEFPPVDEQARICRQKGVTSALDNTWAGCIALDGFAIGCDIVVHALTKYPSGGADVLMGAAVTRDDALNEKIKLAHMRIGFGVGANDAEAILRSLPSLEIRYAAQDVAGRELAAWLQSRPEVAQLLHPAFAGSPGHEHWQRLCGGKAAGLFSVVLDARYSQAQVDRFCDALKLFKLGYSWGGPVSLVVPYEMPQIRLAQHWKHKGVLVRFSIGLEDAADLRADLEQALEQMK, from the coding sequence ATGACCGAGAAGAAGTCGACGGGCCTCATCCACCATCCCTACATCCCGCCCGCGGGCTTTGCCTCCGCGCAGCCGGGCGTGTTCAAGGCCTCCACCGTCATCTACAAGGACGTCGCGGCGATGCGGGCGCGCGACTGGCGCTACAAGAAGGGCTACACCTACGGCCTGCACGGCACCCCCACCACCTTCCTCCTCGAGGAAAAGATCGCCACGCTGGAAGGCGGCAAGCACTGCGTGCTGTTTCCCAGCGGCCTGGCGGCGATCGCGAACGTCAGCATGGCCTTGCTGTCGTCGGGCGACGAGGTGCTCATCCCCTCGAACGTGTACGGGCCGAACAAGGCGCTGTGCGAGAACGAGTTCAAGCGCTGGGGCGTCGCGCACCAGGTCTACGACACGATGGACCCGGCCGACCTGGAGCGGCGCATCGGCCCGAAGACGAAGCTCGTGTGGCTGGAAGCGCCGGGATCGGTGTCGATGGAATTCCCGCCGGTCGACGAGCAGGCTCGCATCTGCCGGCAGAAGGGCGTGACGAGCGCACTGGACAACACCTGGGCGGGCTGCATCGCGCTGGACGGCTTCGCCATCGGTTGCGACATCGTCGTCCATGCGCTGACCAAGTACCCCAGCGGCGGGGCCGACGTCCTCATGGGCGCCGCGGTCACGCGCGACGACGCGCTCAACGAGAAGATCAAGCTGGCGCACATGCGCATCGGCTTCGGCGTGGGCGCGAACGACGCCGAAGCGATCCTGCGGTCGCTGCCCAGCCTGGAGATCCGCTACGCCGCGCAGGACGTGGCGGGCCGCGAGCTGGCGGCCTGGCTGCAGTCGCGCCCGGAGGTCGCGCAGTTGCTGCATCCCGCCTTCGCCGGCTCGCCGGGGCATGAGCACTGGCAGCGCCTGTGCGGCGGCAAGGCGGCCGGGCTGTTTTCCGTCGTGCTGGACGCCAGGTACTCGCAGGCGCAGGTGGACCGGTTCTGCGATGCCCTGAAGCTTTTCAAGCTCGGCTACTCCTGGGGCGGGCCGGTGAGCCTGGTCGTTCCCTACGAGATGCCGCAGATCCGCCTCGCGCAGCACTGGAAGCACAAGGGCGTGCTGGTGCGCTTTTCCATCGGGCTGGAGGATGCCGCCGACCTGCGCGCCGACCTCGAACAGGCATTGGAGCAAATGAAATGA
- a CDS encoding ADP-ribosylglycohydrolase family protein: MDPQAAVGCLLGTAVGDSLGLPFEGLGARRAARLLGDPLQHHLLPGRGLVSDDTEHACFTARALLLGGGDVDAFGRELAASLRWWLAGLPAGIGFATLRAIAKSCVGFPPTRSGVFSAGNGPAMRSPIIGVACGHDRARLKAFVHRSTAITHTDPKAFHGALAVALAAHRAVPPGEYLADLQSMLEGEGAGEMLALAGHARDSAAGGEPVARFAEAIGSRGGISGYMLHTVPCVLQVAFRFPTDFAAGLREIISAGGDTDTAGAIYGGISGARLGKAALPQHALDGIAEWPRSIDWIERLATALASGGPPPPYFVPGIPLRNAAFLAIVLAHGFRRLAPPY; encoded by the coding sequence ATGGATCCGCAAGCCGCCGTCGGCTGCCTGCTCGGCACCGCGGTGGGCGATTCACTCGGCCTGCCCTTCGAAGGCCTGGGCGCGCGCCGCGCGGCTCGCCTGCTCGGTGACCCCCTGCAGCACCACCTCCTGCCCGGGCGCGGGCTGGTCTCGGACGACACCGAGCACGCCTGCTTCACCGCGCGGGCGCTCCTGCTCGGGGGCGGCGACGTCGACGCATTCGGCCGCGAACTCGCGGCATCGCTGCGTTGGTGGCTCGCCGGCCTGCCCGCGGGAATCGGCTTCGCGACCTTGCGCGCCATTGCGAAGTCGTGCGTCGGCTTCCCGCCCACGCGCAGCGGTGTGTTCTCGGCCGGCAACGGCCCGGCGATGCGCAGCCCCATCATCGGCGTGGCATGCGGGCACGACCGCGCACGGCTGAAGGCGTTCGTCCACCGGTCCACGGCGATCACGCACACCGACCCCAAGGCCTTCCACGGCGCGCTGGCGGTGGCGCTGGCGGCGCATCGCGCCGTGCCGCCCGGCGAGTACCTCGCGGACCTGCAGTCGATGCTCGAGGGCGAAGGCGCCGGCGAAATGCTCGCACTCGCGGGGCACGCCCGCGATTCCGCGGCCGGCGGTGAACCGGTCGCACGCTTCGCGGAAGCCATCGGTTCGCGCGGCGGCATCTCGGGCTACATGCTCCACACCGTGCCCTGCGTGCTGCAGGTCGCATTCCGGTTTCCCACCGATTTCGCGGCCGGCTTGCGCGAGATCATCTCGGCGGGCGGGGACACGGACACCGCGGGCGCGATCTATGGCGGTATCTCGGGCGCGCGGCTGGGGAAAGCCGCGCTCCCGCAGCACGCGCTGGACGGCATCGCCGAGTGGCCGCGCAGCATCGACTGGATCGAACGGCTGGCCACGGCGCTTGCCAGCGGCGGGCCGCCGCCGCCGTACTTCGTCCCGGGCATCCCGTTGCGCAACGCCGCCTTTCTCGCGATCGTGCTGGCCCACGGATTCCGCCGGCTGGCGCCACCCTATTGA
- a CDS encoding phosphoribosyltransferase, whose product MLTEDGKHLYVSYDEYHNLIEKLAIKVHQSGWEFDTILCLARGGMRPGDILSRIFDKPLAIMSTSSYRANAGTVQSHLDIARYITTPKGEIAGKVLLVDDLADSGVTLNAVVEMLRSNYKPITELRTAVIWTKGLSKFQPDYSVEFLPTNPWIHQPFEAYDAMRPQQLMQKWKI is encoded by the coding sequence ATGTTGACCGAGGACGGCAAGCACCTGTACGTCAGCTACGACGAGTACCACAACCTGATCGAGAAGCTGGCGATCAAGGTGCACCAGTCGGGCTGGGAGTTCGACACCATCCTGTGCCTCGCACGGGGCGGCATGCGCCCCGGCGACATCCTCTCGCGCATCTTCGACAAGCCGCTGGCGATCATGTCGACCAGCTCCTACCGCGCCAACGCGGGCACGGTGCAAAGCCACCTCGACATCGCGCGCTACATCACCACGCCCAAGGGCGAGATCGCGGGCAAGGTGCTGCTGGTGGACGACCTCGCGGATTCCGGCGTCACCCTGAACGCCGTCGTGGAAATGCTTCGCAGCAACTACAAGCCGATCACCGAGCTGCGCACCGCGGTGATCTGGACCAAGGGCCTGAGCAAGTTCCAGCCGGACTATTCGGTGGAGTTCCTGCCCACGAACCCGTGGATCCACCAGCCGTTCGAGGCGTACGACGCGATGCGGCCGCAGCAGCTGATGCAGAAGTGGAAGATCTGA
- a CDS encoding adenylosuccinate synthase — MTKTKGRNVVVVGTQWGDEGKGKLVDWLTEMAQGVVRFHGGHNAGHTLVINGVKTALHLIPSGIMRPGVKCYIGNGVVLSAAKLFEEIEGLEKIGVEVRSRLRISEACPLILPFHAALDIAREARRERGGTEKIGTTGRGIGPAYEDKIARRALRVQDLKYPQRFADKLKELLDLQNFMLTQYLGATAIDYQQVLDESMRHGELLKPMMADVSRELNEAHRNGDNLLFEGAQGTLLDVDHGTYPYVTSSNCVAGNAAAGAGVGPGMLHYILGITKAYCTRVGGGPFPTELDWQTPGTVGHHLSTVGAEKGVTTGRSRRCGWFDAALLKRSAQVNGLSGLCITKLDVLDGLKELQLCTGYELDGEHTDILPLGADEIARCKPVYETMEGWTQSTVGVTQYDKLPVNARLYLQRIEQVTGVPVDIISTSPDRDHTIMMRHPYLA, encoded by the coding sequence ATGACGAAGACGAAGGGCCGCAACGTGGTCGTGGTCGGCACCCAATGGGGTGACGAGGGCAAGGGCAAGCTGGTCGACTGGCTGACCGAGATGGCCCAGGGGGTGGTGCGCTTCCACGGCGGCCACAACGCCGGCCACACGCTGGTGATCAACGGCGTGAAGACGGCGCTGCACCTGATCCCCAGCGGCATCATGCGCCCTGGCGTCAAGTGCTACATCGGCAACGGCGTCGTGCTGTCGGCTGCCAAGCTGTTCGAGGAGATCGAAGGCTTGGAGAAGATCGGCGTGGAGGTGCGTTCGCGCCTTCGCATCAGCGAGGCCTGCCCGCTGATCCTGCCGTTCCACGCGGCGCTGGACATCGCGCGCGAAGCGCGGCGCGAGCGGGGCGGCACCGAGAAGATCGGCACCACCGGCCGCGGCATCGGGCCTGCGTACGAGGACAAGATCGCCCGCCGCGCGCTGCGCGTGCAGGACCTGAAGTACCCCCAGCGCTTCGCCGACAAGCTCAAGGAGCTTCTGGACCTGCAGAACTTCATGCTGACCCAGTACCTGGGCGCGACGGCGATCGACTACCAGCAGGTGCTGGACGAATCGATGCGCCATGGCGAACTGCTCAAGCCGATGATGGCCGACGTGTCGCGCGAGCTCAACGAAGCGCACCGCAACGGCGACAACCTGCTGTTCGAAGGCGCGCAAGGCACGCTGCTGGACGTCGACCACGGCACCTACCCGTACGTGACGTCCAGCAACTGCGTGGCGGGCAACGCGGCGGCGGGCGCGGGCGTGGGCCCCGGCATGCTGCACTACATCCTGGGCATCACCAAGGCGTACTGCACGCGCGTGGGCGGCGGGCCGTTCCCCACCGAACTCGACTGGCAGACGCCGGGCACGGTGGGCCACCACCTGTCCACCGTCGGTGCGGAAAAGGGCGTCACCACGGGCCGCTCGCGCCGCTGCGGCTGGTTCGACGCGGCCTTGCTCAAGCGTAGCGCGCAGGTCAATGGCCTGTCGGGCCTGTGCATCACCAAGCTCGACGTGCTGGACGGCCTGAAGGAGCTGCAGCTGTGCACCGGCTACGAGCTGGACGGCGAGCACACCGACATCCTGCCGCTCGGCGCCGACGAGATCGCGCGCTGCAAGCCGGTCTACGAGACCATGGAAGGCTGGACGCAGAGCACGGTGGGCGTGACGCAATACGACAAGCTGCCTGTCAATGCACGTTTGTACCTGCAGCGGATCGAGCAGGTCACGGGCGTGCCCGTCGATATCATCTCGACCAGCCCGGACCGCGACCACACCATCATGATGCGGCACCCGTACCTGGCCTGA
- a CDS encoding ATP phosphoribosyltransferase regulatory subunit, with protein MSAWVLPDHIADVLPSEARHIEELRRQLLDTARGYGCELVMPPLLEHLESLLTGTGEALDLQTFKLVDQLSGRMMGLRADTTPQVARIDAHLLNRTGVARLCYCGPVLHTRPDRPHATREPLQFGAEIYGHAGLEADLEALLLALDCLKATRAGDLTVDLADVRIVRSLLAGVPVDASVIAQVHAALAAKDAGGLKSLTKHFPAGAREGLATLLSLYGDAKVLDEAKKVLPKSSQLNEAIEQLKWLARHVQGAKVTFDLADLRGYAYYSGARFAIYTPGASDALVRGGRYDEVGAVFGRNRPAVGFSLDVKELAGVAAKPPLKAAIRAPWLDDSPAAAQLLEAITKLRAQGETVVCVLPGHESEVDEFQCDRQLVSESGTWRVKPI; from the coding sequence ATGTCCGCCTGGGTCCTGCCGGATCACATCGCCGACGTCCTGCCTTCGGAAGCAAGGCACATCGAGGAACTCAGGCGCCAGTTGCTCGACACCGCGCGCGGCTACGGCTGCGAGCTGGTGATGCCGCCGCTGCTGGAACACCTGGAATCGCTCCTCACCGGCACCGGCGAGGCGCTCGACCTGCAGACCTTCAAGCTCGTCGATCAGCTCTCGGGCCGCATGATGGGCCTGCGCGCCGACACCACGCCGCAGGTGGCGCGCATCGACGCGCACCTGCTCAATCGCACCGGCGTCGCTCGCCTTTGCTACTGCGGCCCGGTGCTGCACACGCGCCCCGACCGCCCGCATGCCACGCGCGAGCCGCTGCAGTTCGGCGCGGAAATCTACGGCCATGCCGGCCTCGAGGCGGACCTCGAGGCGCTGCTCCTCGCGCTGGATTGCCTGAAGGCCACGCGCGCCGGCGACCTCACGGTGGACCTGGCCGACGTGCGGATCGTGCGCTCGCTGCTGGCCGGCGTGCCCGTCGACGCATCGGTGATCGCCCAGGTGCACGCCGCGCTGGCCGCCAAGGACGCGGGAGGCCTGAAGTCGCTGACGAAGCATTTCCCTGCCGGCGCTCGCGAGGGCCTGGCCACGCTGCTGTCGCTGTACGGCGATGCCAAGGTGCTCGACGAAGCGAAGAAGGTGCTGCCGAAGTCGTCGCAGCTGAACGAGGCGATCGAGCAGCTGAAATGGCTCGCCCGCCACGTGCAGGGCGCGAAGGTCACGTTCGACCTGGCCGACCTGCGCGGCTATGCGTACTACAGCGGCGCGCGCTTCGCGATCTACACGCCGGGTGCGAGCGACGCACTGGTGCGCGGCGGCCGCTACGACGAGGTCGGCGCGGTGTTCGGCCGCAACCGGCCGGCCGTGGGCTTCAGCCTGGACGTGAAGGAACTGGCGGGCGTGGCGGCCAAGCCACCGCTCAAGGCCGCCATCCGCGCGCCGTGGCTGGACGACTCCCCGGCTGCCGCGCAACTGCTCGAGGCGATCACGAAACTGCGCGCGCAGGGCGAGACGGTGGTGTGCGTGCTGCCCGGCCACGAGAGCGAAGTGGACGAATTCCAATGCGACCGCCAGTTGGTGTCCGAAAGCGGCACTTGGCGCGTCAAGCCGATCTGA
- a CDS encoding DUF2065 domain-containing protein translates to MDWDALWTACALVLVIEGLFPFLSPGGWKRTFARLLELEEGQLRFFGLCSMMLGLALFWFVSS, encoded by the coding sequence TTGGACTGGGACGCGCTCTGGACCGCGTGCGCCCTCGTGCTCGTCATCGAGGGCCTCTTTCCGTTCCTCTCGCCCGGCGGCTGGAAGCGCACCTTCGCGCGGCTGCTGGAGCTGGAGGAGGGGCAGCTTCGCTTCTTCGGCCTGTGCAGCATGATGCTGGGCCTGGCGCTGTTCTGGTTCGTGTCCTCCTGA
- the hflC gene encoding protease modulator HflC, with translation MNRVGFFVSSALVLLALLSSMLFVVDQRQFGVVYALGEIKDVITEPGLNFKLPPPFQNVSYIDKRLLTLDSPDTEPMLTLEKQRMVIDWYVRWRITDPRAYIRNVGLDEAAGANQLNRVVRNAFQEEINRRTVRELLSSKREQLMADVKREVLEQVKGARPWGIDVIDVRITRADYVEAITESVYRRMEAERKRVANELRSTGAAEGEKIRADADRQREVTVANAYRDAQKIKGEGDGQAAAIYAEAFGRDAQFAQFYRSLQAYIASFGKKGDVMIIDPNSSDFFKAFRGGGAGGAAPAPGKK, from the coding sequence ATGAACCGCGTCGGATTCTTCGTTTCCTCCGCGCTGGTGCTGCTGGCGCTCCTGAGCTCGATGCTCTTCGTCGTCGACCAGCGCCAGTTCGGCGTGGTCTACGCGCTGGGCGAGATCAAGGACGTCATCACCGAGCCGGGCCTCAATTTCAAGCTGCCGCCGCCGTTCCAGAACGTCAGCTACATCGACAAGCGCCTGCTCACGCTGGACAGCCCCGACACCGAGCCCATGCTCACGCTGGAAAAGCAGCGCATGGTGATCGACTGGTACGTGCGCTGGCGCATCACCGACCCGCGCGCGTACATCCGCAACGTGGGCCTGGACGAAGCCGCGGGTGCCAACCAGCTCAATCGCGTGGTGCGCAACGCCTTCCAGGAGGAGATCAACCGCCGCACGGTGCGCGAGCTGCTCTCGTCCAAGCGCGAACAGCTCATGGCCGACGTCAAGCGCGAGGTGCTCGAGCAGGTCAAGGGCGCGCGGCCCTGGGGCATCGACGTGATCGACGTTCGCATCACGCGCGCCGACTACGTCGAGGCGATCACCGAGTCGGTCTACCGCCGCATGGAGGCCGAGCGCAAGCGCGTCGCCAACGAGCTGCGCTCCACCGGCGCGGCCGAGGGCGAGAAGATCCGCGCCGACGCCGACCGCCAGCGCGAGGTGACGGTGGCCAACGCCTACCGCGACGCGCAGAAGATCAAGGGCGAGGGCGACGGCCAGGCCGCCGCGATCTACGCCGAAGCGTTCGGCCGCGACGCGCAGTTCGCGCAGTTCTACCGCAGCCTGCAGGCGTACATCGCGAGCTTCGGCAAGAAGGGCGACGTGATGATCATCGACCCGAACAGCTCCGACTTCTTCAAGGCCTTCCGCGGGGGCGGGGCCGGTGGCGCGGCGCCTGCGCCCGGCAAGAAGTAG
- the hflK gene encoding FtsH protease activity modulator HflK: MKLPFPRLRWGMFNLNDPRWGRGGDENGKDGGKRPEDGRGQGNQGPPDLDELWRDFNRKLGGLFGGRKRGGGDFNGGGGGGGGNFPPDMRSAGIGAGLVVAVVVLIWLGTGFFIVQEGQQAVITQFGRYKATVGAGFNWRLPYPIQRHETIYVSQIRSVDIGRDTVVKATGLKDSAMLTMDENIVEIKFAVQYRLKDARAYLFESKKPDDAVVQVAESAAREVVGKMRMDSALAEERDQIATRIRGLMQNTLDRYNIGVDVVGINLQQGGVRPPEQVQAAFDDVLKAGQERERAKNEAQAYANDVIPRAVGAASRLTQEADGYKSRIVAQAQGDSQRFKSLLTEYQRAPQVTRDRLYIEAMQQIYGNVTKVLIESRQGSNLLYLPLDKIMQLVAAGGVVTTDPSSSSSTGASTVPATPSTSEQRSRDNARSRERESR; this comes from the coding sequence ATGAAGCTCCCCTTTCCCCGCCTGCGGTGGGGCATGTTCAACCTGAACGACCCCCGCTGGGGCCGTGGCGGCGACGAGAACGGCAAGGACGGCGGCAAGCGTCCCGAGGACGGCCGCGGCCAGGGCAACCAGGGCCCGCCCGACCTCGACGAGCTGTGGCGCGACTTCAACCGCAAGCTGGGTGGCCTCTTCGGCGGCCGCAAGCGCGGCGGCGGCGACTTCAACGGCGGCGGCGGCGGCGGCGGCGGCAACTTCCCGCCCGACATGCGCAGCGCCGGCATCGGCGCGGGCCTCGTCGTCGCGGTGGTCGTCCTGATCTGGCTGGGCACCGGCTTCTTCATCGTGCAGGAAGGCCAGCAGGCCGTCATCACGCAATTCGGCCGCTACAAGGCGACGGTGGGCGCCGGCTTCAACTGGCGGCTGCCGTACCCGATCCAGCGCCACGAGACCATCTACGTCTCGCAGATCCGCTCCGTGGACATCGGCCGCGACACGGTGGTGAAGGCCACGGGCCTGAAGGACTCGGCGATGCTCACGATGGACGAGAACATCGTCGAGATCAAGTTCGCCGTGCAGTACCGGCTGAAGGACGCGCGCGCGTATCTCTTCGAGAGCAAGAAACCCGACGATGCCGTCGTCCAGGTGGCCGAGTCGGCGGCGCGCGAAGTGGTCGGCAAGATGCGCATGGATTCGGCCCTGGCCGAGGAGCGCGACCAGATCGCGACGCGCATCCGTGGGCTGATGCAGAACACGCTGGACCGCTACAACATCGGCGTCGACGTGGTCGGCATCAACCTGCAGCAGGGCGGCGTGCGCCCGCCCGAGCAGGTGCAGGCCGCCTTCGACGACGTGCTCAAGGCCGGCCAGGAGCGCGAGCGCGCCAAGAACGAGGCCCAGGCCTATGCCAACGACGTGATCCCGCGCGCGGTGGGCGCCGCGTCGCGCCTGACGCAGGAGGCCGACGGCTACAAGTCGCGCATCGTCGCGCAGGCGCAGGGCGATTCGCAGCGCTTCAAGTCGCTGCTCACGGAATACCAGCGCGCGCCGCAAGTCACGCGCGACCGGCTCTACATCGAGGCCATGCAGCAGATCTACGGCAACGTCACCAAGGTGCTGATCGAGTCGCGCCAGGGCTCGAACCTGCTGTACCTGCCGCTCGACAAGATCATGCAGCTGGTGGCCGCGGGCGGCGTCGTCACCACCGACCCGTCGTCTTCGTCGTCGACGGGCGCCTCGACGGTGCCGGCAACCCCGTCCACCAGCGAACAGCGCAGCCGCGACAACGCACGCTCGCGCGAGAGGGAGAGCCGCTGA
- the hflX gene encoding GTPase HflX, producing the protein MTSQTTDRPPASAILVGVDLGLPHFDRELHELGELAQTAGLAPVARVTCKRQAPDAKLFIGSGKADEIKALAEELGATEILFDQALSPGQQRNLEKHLDRPVNDRTLLILEIFAQRARSHEGKLQVELARLQYVSTRLVRRWSHLERQTGGAGVRGGPGEKQIELDRRMIGDAIKRTRERLQKVKRQRSTQRRQRERRGAFNISLVGYTNAGKSTLFNALVKARAYAADQLFATLDTTTRQLFLADEDYEEGVAPGRSVSLSDTVGFIRDLPHGLIDAFRATLQEAADADLLLHVVDAANPNHPEQVEEVQRVLHEIGAAEVPQVIVFNKVDALAPGQQPRAESDTFELEGRRFPRVFASAKTGAGLAELRRVLAREVLRRDKPAEGESAGLHETAA; encoded by the coding sequence TTGACTTCCCAGACCACTGACCGCCCACCGGCGTCCGCGATCCTCGTGGGCGTCGACCTGGGCCTGCCGCATTTCGACCGCGAACTGCATGAGCTCGGCGAGCTCGCGCAGACGGCCGGGCTCGCGCCCGTCGCCCGCGTCACCTGCAAGCGCCAGGCGCCCGACGCCAAGCTGTTCATCGGCAGCGGCAAGGCCGACGAGATCAAGGCGCTGGCGGAAGAGCTGGGCGCCACCGAAATCCTGTTCGACCAGGCCCTCAGCCCTGGCCAGCAGCGCAACCTCGAGAAGCACCTCGACCGCCCGGTCAACGACCGCACGCTGCTGATCCTGGAGATCTTCGCGCAGCGCGCCCGCAGCCACGAAGGCAAGCTGCAGGTGGAGCTCGCGCGGCTGCAGTACGTCAGCACGCGGCTGGTCCGCCGCTGGTCGCACCTGGAGCGGCAGACCGGCGGCGCGGGCGTGCGCGGCGGCCCGGGCGAAAAGCAGATCGAGCTGGACCGCCGCATGATCGGCGACGCCATCAAGCGCACGCGCGAACGCCTGCAGAAGGTCAAGCGCCAGCGCAGCACCCAGCGCCGCCAGCGCGAGCGGCGAGGCGCCTTCAACATCTCGCTGGTCGGCTACACCAACGCCGGCAAGTCCACGCTGTTCAATGCGCTGGTCAAGGCGCGCGCGTATGCGGCCGACCAGCTGTTCGCCACGCTGGACACCACCACACGCCAGCTCTTCCTTGCCGACGAGGACTACGAGGAGGGCGTCGCCCCCGGCCGCTCGGTGTCGCTGTCCGACACGGTCGGCTTCATCCGCGACCTGCCGCACGGGCTGATCGACGCCTTCCGCGCCACGCTGCAGGAGGCCGCCGACGCCGACCTGCTGCTGCACGTGGTGGACGCCGCCAACCCGAACCACCCGGAGCAGGTCGAGGAGGTGCAGCGCGTGCTGCACGAGATCGGCGCGGCCGAGGTGCCGCAGGTGATCGTCTTCAACAAGGTCGACGCGTTGGCGCCGGGGCAGCAGCCGCGGGCCGAAAGCGACACCTTCGAGCTCGAGGGGCGGCGCTTCCCGCGCGTCTTCGCGAGCGCGAAGACCGGGGCGGGCCTGGCGGAACTGCGCCGGGTGCTGGCCCGCGAGGTGCTGCGGCGGGACAAGCCCGCCGAAGGCGAGTCGGCGGGCCTGCACGAAACCGCCGCCTGA
- the hfq gene encoding RNA chaperone Hfq translates to MSNKGQLLQDPFLNTLRREHVPVSIYLVNGIKLQGQIESFDQYVVLLRNTVTQMVYKHAISTIVPGRAVNFQAAENTEGGS, encoded by the coding sequence GTGAGCAACAAAGGGCAGCTTCTACAAGACCCCTTCCTGAACACATTGCGCCGCGAGCATGTGCCCGTTTCGATCTACCTGGTCAACGGCATCAAGCTGCAGGGACAGATCGAATCGTTCGACCAGTACGTCGTGCTGCTGCGCAATACCGTCACGCAGATGGTCTACAAGCACGCGATCTCCACCATCGTTCCCGGCCGCGCCGTCAATTTCCAGGCGGCTGAAAACACCGAGGGCGGTTCCTGA
- the der gene encoding ribosome biogenesis GTPase Der — protein MKPVMALVGRPNVGKSTLFNRLTKSRDAIVADFAGLTRDRHYGNAKHGSYEFIVIDTGGFEPTAESGIYMEMAKQTRQAVAEADVVVFVLDARAGLSAQDHDIANYLRKLGKPTVLTANKAEGMTEGVQLAEFFELGLGDVLPVSAAHGQGVRSLVETAFEALNLPEPEEEEEPTETGVIKLAVAGRPNVGKSTLINTWLGEERLVAFDLPGTTRDAISVPFERGGQKFELIDTAGLRRKGKVFEAIEKFSVVKTLQAIESANVVLLLLDATQGVTDQDAHIAGYILESGRAVVLAVNKWDAVDEYQREQVQRQIETRLAFLKFANLHLISAKKRQGLGPVWKSIADAYRSAMIKMPTPVLTRLVLEAVQFQQPKRSGMFRPKMRYAHQGGMNPPVIVVHGNSLEHVTDAYKRFLEGRFRKEFNLTGTPLRVEMKTSKNPYADKD, from the coding sequence ATGAAGCCCGTCATGGCCCTGGTGGGCCGCCCCAACGTCGGCAAGTCGACGCTCTTCAACCGCCTGACCAAGTCGCGCGACGCCATCGTCGCCGACTTCGCCGGCCTCACGCGCGACCGCCACTACGGCAACGCCAAGCACGGCAGCTACGAGTTCATCGTGATCGACACCGGCGGCTTCGAGCCGACGGCCGAGAGCGGCATCTACATGGAGATGGCCAAGCAGACGCGGCAGGCCGTCGCCGAGGCGGACGTCGTCGTGTTCGTGCTCGATGCGCGCGCCGGACTATCGGCGCAGGACCACGACATCGCCAACTACCTGCGCAAGCTGGGCAAGCCCACGGTGCTCACGGCCAACAAGGCCGAGGGCATGACCGAAGGCGTCCAGCTCGCGGAGTTCTTCGAGCTGGGCCTGGGCGACGTGCTGCCGGTTTCCGCGGCGCATGGGCAGGGCGTGCGCAGCCTCGTCGAGACGGCCTTCGAGGCGCTCAACCTCCCCGAGCCCGAGGAGGAAGAAGAGCCCACCGAAACCGGCGTGATCAAGCTGGCGGTGGCCGGCCGCCCGAACGTCGGCAAGTCCACGCTGATCAACACCTGGCTGGGCGAGGAGCGCCTCGTCGCCTTCGACCTGCCGGGCACCACGCGCGACGCGATCTCCGTGCCTTTCGAGCGCGGCGGGCAGAAGTTCGAGCTGATCGACACCGCGGGCCTGCGCCGCAAGGGCAAGGTGTTCGAGGCGATCGAGAAGTTCTCGGTGGTCAAGACGCTGCAGGCGATCGAATCGGCCAACGTCGTGCTGCTGCTCCTGGACGCCACCCAGGGCGTGACGGACCAGGATGCGCACATCGCCGGCTACATCCTCGAAAGCGGTCGCGCCGTGGTGCTGGCCGTGAACAAGTGGGACGCGGTCGACGAATACCAGCGCGAGCAGGTGCAACGCCAGATCGAGACCCGCCTGGCCTTCCTGAAGTTCGCGAACCTGCACCTGATCTCGGCGAAGAAGCGCCAGGGCCTGGGCCCGGTGTGGAAGTCGATCGCCGATGCCTACCGCAGCGCCATGATCAAGATGCCGACGCCGGTGCTCACCCGGCTGGTGCTCGAAGCGGTGCAGTTCCAGCAGCCCAAGCGCTCGGGCATGTTCCGCCCCAAGATGCGTTACGCGCACCAGGGCGGCATGAACCCGCCCGTGATCGTGGTGCACGGCAATTCGCTGGAGCACGTCACGGATGCGTACAAACGCTTCCTGGAAGGGCGCTTCCGCAAGGAGTTCAACTTGACCGGCACGCCCCTGCGCGTGGAGATGAAAACCTCGAAAAACCCGTACGCCGACAAGGACTGA